The following coding sequences lie in one Micromonospora sp. R77 genomic window:
- a CDS encoding AAA domain-containing protein, with the protein MLLTQPDVLHLVQQAAGRWADQLIDFGPRNTLLYFKERQTTTLDLAEAAPGAVADLLQGQKVRLRTLFPDQDRHTTACNTARSLRRKLVELEEEQGIQAGWVTRGLLCMVGPYTRGSVPMQPLRAPLILQQLALDSRTATENDFTLELSEPPEINPVLLYALERQYGVEADISVLGEKLSAMLSEIADPDQQLSAAYELIAEAAAPSGLSLRLEPAVVAGVFSFDKLAMVKDLRNSAELLASHPVIGAMAGDRDARQQLRTEQAQGSSSSADRIDPAKEFLVHDADSSQQSAIDAVLSGRHVVIEGPPGTGKSQTIANVIAYMAAMGRSVLFVSEKRAAIEAVMNRLGDVGLDNLVFDLHDRKISKRQVAQRIANVLTQAGAEPPVDTDELHRRLHSRRAAAKRHPAELHEVRQPWGVSAFQVIEQLLALPTLDVSGYNLRTSELRNLDRSRLESAREDLRTFVDRGGLRIWRGESPWAKAAIRTADDVGKVLVHLDELAAGALQGAQRQIRNLVDRAGLDVPDDLAAWKDLFDLLSEVDRTIASYGERVFGPDLDDFVYATAPGRSRPRRSEPLGILRRFQLRSELRRTCPAPPKSRSEMYQGLVAAVDQRERWRKLSRQDSAPTALADADLCMSSFTQVRNHLAAVAACARIDGLERVTTTTAANTLAELNADRETLFLMPDLNKQQQLFRSLGLSHMLDDLAHRQVSSDEAADTLLRSWLQVVLDEMRMRVPYLGQFVGQQHAAVVQDFRAADSRHIEMAAGHVRRNVAVNLRKARDAHPDQNGLVRREAAKKSRHLSLRKLLSSAPEVLLAAFPCWAMSPLVVSRILPPERSFDVVIFDEASQIEPHDAVASIMRGTQLVVAGDPKQLPPTPFFRRLVQQNPAGEDDDLGDESLEDYESVLDVLGGLISDRYRLTWHYRSRDERLIAFSNVEIYNRSLVTFPGVQVDSPLRLETVDGRVAPGQGGSSTEEVNRAVELILAHAEQRPNESLGVITMGQKHALRIEATLRSRRREHEHLDDFFSQDRAASQRFFIKSLENVQGDERDAIILSIGYAKTRDGRLPLRFGPLNQEGGERRLNVAVTRARSRMTVVSAFSHHDMDPNQTAATRNRGPELLRRYLEFVDLGGDLGARQHTGVELNGLERSVLKALQQQGINAVPQWGVSGYRIDLALAHPDQPGRMVLAVETDGHSYHQAHSARDRDRLRQQHLERLGWEFHRIWSTDWYVDPAGQTARLIARWKQAVDRANHAARSHPVPPARRPAQPSTPPATRRGPRPDVPIGLRITEYTREQLVQICAWLVSDQLQRDRDERLQEAMSELGFRKRGSIILQRLTEALDIAQQRADREVSR; encoded by the coding sequence ATGCTGTTGACCCAACCGGATGTGCTCCACCTCGTCCAACAGGCCGCCGGCCGGTGGGCAGACCAACTGATCGACTTCGGCCCGCGCAACACGCTGCTCTACTTCAAGGAGCGACAGACCACCACTCTCGATCTCGCCGAGGCGGCCCCAGGCGCTGTCGCCGATCTGCTCCAGGGGCAGAAGGTTCGCCTACGGACGCTGTTCCCGGACCAGGACCGGCACACCACCGCCTGCAACACTGCCCGCAGCCTCCGCCGGAAGCTGGTCGAGCTGGAGGAGGAGCAGGGCATCCAGGCTGGTTGGGTGACCCGCGGTCTGCTCTGCATGGTCGGTCCGTACACCCGCGGCTCCGTGCCGATGCAACCGCTGCGGGCGCCGTTGATCCTGCAGCAGCTTGCGCTGGACAGCAGGACGGCAACCGAGAATGACTTCACGCTGGAGCTATCGGAGCCACCCGAGATCAATCCCGTACTCCTGTACGCGCTGGAACGGCAGTACGGCGTGGAGGCGGACATCAGCGTCCTCGGCGAGAAGCTGAGCGCGATGCTGTCCGAGATCGCTGATCCGGACCAGCAGCTCAGTGCCGCTTACGAGCTGATCGCCGAGGCAGCCGCTCCCAGCGGCCTGTCTCTCCGGCTCGAGCCCGCAGTTGTTGCCGGCGTCTTCAGCTTCGACAAGCTCGCCATGGTCAAGGATCTGCGTAACTCGGCCGAGCTGCTGGCATCGCACCCAGTGATCGGCGCGATGGCGGGCGACCGCGACGCTCGGCAACAGTTGCGCACTGAGCAAGCTCAGGGGTCCAGCTCCAGTGCCGATCGGATAGATCCGGCCAAGGAGTTCCTGGTCCACGACGCGGATTCGTCTCAGCAGTCGGCGATCGACGCGGTGCTGTCTGGCCGGCATGTGGTCATCGAGGGTCCACCGGGCACGGGTAAGAGTCAGACGATCGCGAACGTCATCGCGTACATGGCCGCGATGGGCCGCAGCGTGCTGTTCGTCTCCGAGAAGCGGGCTGCCATCGAAGCGGTGATGAACCGCCTTGGCGACGTCGGGCTCGACAACCTGGTGTTCGACCTGCACGACCGCAAGATCAGCAAGCGGCAGGTCGCCCAGCGCATCGCCAACGTCCTCACCCAAGCCGGTGCCGAACCACCCGTCGACACTGACGAGTTGCATCGCCGCCTGCACAGCCGCCGGGCCGCGGCAAAACGGCACCCGGCTGAGCTGCACGAGGTTCGGCAGCCCTGGGGAGTGAGCGCTTTTCAGGTCATCGAGCAGCTCCTCGCGCTTCCGACTCTCGATGTCAGCGGCTACAACCTGCGCACTTCCGAGCTGCGGAACCTTGACCGATCGAGGCTTGAGTCCGCGCGGGAGGACCTTCGGACCTTCGTGGATCGTGGCGGGCTGAGGATCTGGCGCGGAGAGTCGCCGTGGGCGAAGGCGGCCATCCGCACTGCAGACGATGTCGGCAAGGTGCTGGTGCATCTCGACGAACTCGCGGCTGGCGCCCTGCAGGGCGCACAGCGCCAGATCCGGAACTTGGTCGACCGCGCGGGGCTCGACGTGCCGGACGACCTCGCTGCGTGGAAGGATCTGTTCGACCTGCTCAGCGAGGTCGACCGCACCATCGCCAGCTACGGCGAGCGGGTCTTCGGCCCGGATCTGGACGACTTCGTCTACGCGACAGCACCAGGGCGATCCCGGCCGCGCCGGTCGGAGCCGCTCGGGATCCTCCGCCGGTTCCAACTGCGCAGCGAGCTGCGACGGACCTGTCCGGCCCCTCCCAAGAGCCGATCCGAGATGTATCAGGGCCTGGTCGCCGCAGTGGACCAGCGCGAGCGGTGGCGGAAGCTCAGCCGTCAGGACAGCGCACCCACTGCTCTGGCGGACGCCGACCTGTGCATGTCGTCCTTCACACAGGTGCGTAACCACCTCGCCGCGGTGGCGGCATGTGCCCGGATCGACGGCCTTGAGCGTGTAACCACGACCACGGCGGCCAATACGCTCGCCGAGTTGAACGCCGACCGCGAGACGTTGTTCCTGATGCCCGACCTGAACAAACAGCAGCAGCTGTTCCGCTCGTTGGGGCTGAGCCACATGCTCGATGACCTGGCCCACCGGCAGGTCTCAAGCGACGAGGCAGCCGACACCCTGTTGCGCTCCTGGTTGCAGGTGGTCCTCGACGAGATGCGCATGCGGGTCCCGTACCTCGGTCAGTTCGTCGGGCAGCAGCACGCCGCAGTGGTCCAGGACTTCCGCGCTGCGGACAGCCGGCACATCGAGATGGCCGCCGGGCACGTGCGCCGCAACGTGGCAGTGAACCTGCGGAAGGCCCGAGACGCTCATCCCGACCAGAACGGCCTCGTCCGGCGGGAGGCGGCCAAGAAGAGCCGGCACCTCTCTCTCCGGAAGCTGCTCAGCAGCGCACCGGAGGTGCTCCTCGCCGCGTTCCCGTGCTGGGCCATGTCACCACTGGTGGTCAGCCGCATCCTGCCGCCCGAGCGGTCGTTCGACGTGGTGATCTTTGACGAGGCGAGCCAGATCGAGCCGCACGACGCTGTCGCCTCGATCATGCGGGGCACCCAGCTCGTCGTGGCCGGCGACCCGAAGCAGCTCCCACCCACGCCGTTCTTCCGTCGCCTCGTTCAGCAGAACCCGGCTGGAGAAGACGATGATCTCGGCGATGAGAGCCTCGAGGACTACGAGTCCGTTCTTGACGTCCTCGGTGGCCTCATCTCGGACCGGTACCGCTTGACCTGGCATTACCGCAGCCGAGACGAGCGCCTGATCGCGTTCTCGAACGTCGAGATCTACAACCGGTCCCTCGTCACGTTCCCTGGCGTGCAGGTCGACAGCCCGCTGCGCTTGGAGACGGTGGATGGCCGTGTCGCCCCCGGGCAGGGCGGCTCATCAACGGAGGAGGTCAACCGGGCGGTCGAGCTGATTCTCGCGCATGCCGAGCAGCGACCGAACGAGAGCCTCGGGGTCATCACGATGGGGCAGAAGCACGCCCTGCGGATCGAGGCGACCTTGCGCAGCCGACGCCGAGAGCATGAGCACCTCGACGACTTCTTCTCTCAGGACCGGGCCGCGAGCCAGCGGTTCTTCATCAAGAGCCTGGAGAACGTCCAGGGCGACGAGCGGGACGCCATCATCCTGAGTATCGGCTACGCCAAGACCAGAGACGGTCGACTTCCGCTGCGCTTCGGACCGCTCAACCAGGAGGGTGGTGAGCGGCGCCTCAACGTCGCGGTCACTCGAGCGCGGAGTCGGATGACCGTGGTGAGCGCCTTCTCCCACCACGACATGGACCCGAACCAGACCGCGGCAACACGGAACCGCGGACCCGAACTGCTCCGCCGCTACCTGGAATTCGTCGACCTCGGCGGCGACCTGGGTGCGCGACAGCACACCGGGGTCGAGCTCAACGGCCTCGAACGCAGCGTCCTGAAGGCTCTCCAGCAGCAGGGCATCAACGCCGTGCCGCAGTGGGGTGTCTCCGGCTACCGCATCGACCTGGCCCTCGCCCACCCAGACCAGCCCGGCCGCATGGTCCTCGCTGTGGAGACCGACGGTCACTCGTACCACCAGGCACACAGCGCCCGGGACCGGGACCGGCTGCGCCAGCAACACCTCGAGCGCCTCGGGTGGGAGTTCCATCGCATCTGGTCGACCGACTGGTACGTGGATCCGGCAGGCCAGACAGCCCGACTCATCGCCCGCTGGAAGCAGGCGGTCGACCGCGCCAACCATGCCGCGAGGAGCCACCCCGTACCGCCGGCACGCCGGCCCGCCCAGCCATCGACGCCGCCGGCGACCCGCCGTGGCCCCCGCCCCGACGTGCCGATCGGTCTGCGGATCACCGAATACACACGGGAACAGCTGGTACAGATCTGCGCCTGGCTTGTTAGCGACCAGCTTCAGCGTGATCGGGATGAGCGCCTCCAGGAGGCCATGAGCGAACTTGGCTTCCGCAAGCGCGGCTCAATCATCCTCCAGCGCCTGACCGAAGCACTCGACATCGCGCAGCAGCGCGCCGACCGGGAGGTGTCCCGATGA